The Petrotoga miotherma DSM 10691 DNA window TTTTCCTTTGGAAGGGTTAGGTAAAAATTTTCACGAAAAATTTTAGATGAAAATTTAATTTTTTTCTTTTTATTCAGGAAACCATTTTATATACATTGTATATTTATATTATTTTGTATATATTAACCAATCTAAATAGCTAAAATTTTTTCTTGTTCTCAAAGAATGATATAATATAAAATGATTCATAAAGTTGATACTGAAAAGGCAAAAAATGAAGAAGGTGAAATACAAATGGAAAGTATGGGAACTGAATGTTAAAGTTGATGTTGTTTCAGATAGAGCTATAAGAAAAGAGTTAAAAGATGAAATATTAAAAGAAGCTATATCGATATGAAAAGAGATTACACTTTTTTCTTACAAATTTTATAAGTTGGAGAAGATTAATGACTAAAAGGCAAAAACCTTCTAAAAAAAATACACAATATAAGATTGGAAAGTTAATCGATTTAGCAAAAGGTGAGCTGCTCAATCACGGTATCACTAACTTCAATTATGAAAAGGTTATCTACGATGCCAGACTCAGCAAATCGACTGTTTATAAAAAATTCGGTAAAAAGGATGAATTTATAATTTTTCTTATTAAGAACTTATTAGATGATTTCTTTATTCCTTTTAAGAAATACGTTGATGATTTTAACACTTTCCAAGAAGTTCTTGACTATCTATCAAACTTAAACTTCGATGTTCAATCTCTGATGAAAGAGTACCCTATAGATGATCTTTTTGAACATCCTGAGATTACTTCAATTATAAATGATTACTACTATCAACGATTTGGAAAGGTAATCACTGATAAGATCGCTGAATTTCAAAATGCAGGGCAAATAAGAAATGATATCGAAGCTAAATACATCTTAGAATTTCTTACCTCTGTTACCAAAGGTATGGGTATGATGCTTAAAGATCATGACTTCAAGGAAGTTATTAATAATTACAGAAAGCTAATAGAGACAGCCTTAGCTTACAAAACAAATTCTGAAAAGGAGTGAACAGTATTAAATTCAAAAATAACTTAAGATCCAGTAAATTTTTTAACGTCTTGAGTCTCACAATCTTTATTATAGTTTTTTTTAACTTTAGTACCATTTCCATTGCTGCTCCAATTTCTAGTAGAGTTCCAATTGCTAGAGATGACGAAGATTCCAAGAAAATACAAATAATAGAACCATCCAAAATAGCTGAACCTGAATCCAAACCTGCTCCTACTATAGCGCCTTCAGAAACACCCCCTATACCTCCTCAAATCCAAAATGAATTAATTTCAAAATTGGAAACTTTTCACGGGTTTGTTGGATTTGAGTTGAGAGATCTTGCTACCAATGAAGTTCTTATTGCTTACAATTCTGAAAAGTTATTCATCCCAGCCTCAAACACAAAATTACTTACCGCACTTGTCGCCTTAGAAAGTTTAGGAGATGACTACAAATTTCAAACCAAAATATACTATACAGGGGAAATATCAAATAATTTCAGAGGAAATCTATATATAAAAGGTTTTGGAGATCCTGTCTTAACTTCTTTACAATACAAAGAAATACTAAAAAGGGCAACGGTGGATAGGGGAATAAAAAAGATATACGGTGATATAATTTTTGATTATACTTTTATGACAGAAGAAGGTTTCGGGAGAGGCTGGATGTGGGATGACCCCCAACCACAAATAGCTGCAATTAATATTTGGCAAACAAGCTACGAATCTTTTAAATATAAAACAAACTACGAAATAAGGGATTATATAAACTTTCTTACAACATTGTATTTACAAGAAATAGGTGTTGAATTTTGGGGAGAAATAAGGTATGAAGAAGTGCCTGCTAACGTCACTCTGCTATATTCTAATTATTCTCCACCCTTAACAGATATAATACAACAAATGTTGGAAACAAGCGATAACCAGATAGCCGAACAAATTTTTAGAGATCTTGGCGCTATTTACGGTAATGGAGAAATAGAAGATTCCGAAAATCACTTTAAGAAAGTTATCAAAGAAACCTTAGGATACGACCCAACCGACTATATAATTAAAGATGGCTGTGGATTATCTATGTACAACTTAATTTCCCCAAATATGTTATCAGATTCATTATTTTATCTATATTCAAAGTATCAATCTAAATTTTTCGATTACTTAGCGTCGCCCTACGAAGACAGTACTCTTGAAAAACGTTTCAACTTTGAAATTTATGCAAAAACCGGAACTTTGTATTACGATTCAGCAATCAGCGGGATTTTCAAATCTAAAAGTGGAAAATATTATCTTTTTAGCTTAATAGAAAACAACTTTCCTTTAGATGTTCAAAATGTGAAAGAGTTTGAAAATTCCATAATCAACTATCTCTATGAAAATTTATAATAACAAAAGGGGGAAGAATTTATGAGTGAAGAGTTCAACGGTTACTACAGATTTCCAACTATTTACAACGATCAAATAGCCTTTGTTGCTGAAGATGACATCTGGGTAGTTTCTTCTTCAGGGGGGATAGCCAGGAGGTTAACCACAAATGTTGGAGAAATCTCCGATTTGACTTTTTCTGAAGATGGAAAATGGATAGCCTTTACAGGAAGAGATGAAGGTGTACCAGACGTCTATATAATTCCATCTACGGGTGGTGTACCAATTAGATTAACATATCTAGGCGCAAATAGCAAAGTACTATGTTGGCATAATGGAAAGATAATCTTTTCATCAAATTATACCCAACCGTTTAAAAGGATTACATCCTTATGGGAAGTCGACGTTGAAGATAAGAGGAAATTAAAACAATTAGATTTTGGCATAGCCACTGAAATCTCATTTGGTAAAGAAAAAGGTGTTGTTTTGGGCAGAAAAACCGGAGATCCTGCTAGATGGAAAAAGTACAGAGGTGGAACGGCTGGAGAATTACTGATAGACGTAGAAGGGAACTACAACTTCAGAAAATTGCTCGATTTAAAATCCAACTTTGCCAATCCAATATGGATCCAAGACCGAATTTACTTCGTCTCAGACCATGAGGATGTCGCTAACATATACTCTTGCACAGTTGAAGGCAAAAATCTAAAAAAACATACGTATCATAACGACTTTTATGTCAGAAACCCAAAATCTGATGAAAAAAATATTGTATACCATGCCGGTTCTGATATTTACATTTTGAATTTATCAAATAACGTATCAGAAAAGGTAGATATAAAATACTACAGTACCTTACCACAAAGAAACAGAAAATTCGCTGAACCAACACAGTATTTTGAAGGTTTCTCTATATCTAAAGATGCTGAAAATTTAATAAGCACTCACAGAGGCAAAAGCTTTTATTACAACAATTGGTACGGTCCCGTTAAACAACTTGGGGAAGAAAGCGGTGTCAGATATAGACTTACCACATACTTAAATCTAAAAGATGAAGAAAAGGTTGTAACAATCAGTGATGAAAATAATTATGAACATATCGAGGTGTACGATTTAAAAAGTGGCAATTTAATCGATAAAGTCAAGGAATATGATTTAGGAAGGGTTATGAATATCGTTGCCTCTCCTAAAGATGAAGAGATTTTGTTAACTAATCAAAGAAACGAACTTATCTTGATCGATTTGAGAAACCATAAGAAGATTGATGTGGATAAAAGTACCATTGGTCCCATTAATGGATATTCTTTTTCTCCAGATGGTAGATGGATTGCTTATTCAAAATTTATAAACAACAAGCAAGCGGCTATTATGATATTTGATAAAGTAAAAGGAGAGATACACCAAGTTACAGAACCAATTCTGTTTGATGTAGACCCTGTCTTTGATCCAGACGGAAAATACCTTTATTTTCTATCTTATAGAATATTCAACCCAATTGAAGATAGATTTCAAATGAATTTAGCCTTCTCAAAAGGAACCAAACCTTATCTTATAACACTCAAAAAAGATTTCTTTTCACCTTTCCAAGAAATAAGTAAAAGTGAAGACAGAGAAAAAAGGAAAGACAAAGAAGAAGAAATAAAAGTTGATATTGATTTTGATAACATCGCTGATAGAATTATACCCTTCCCAGTTAGTGAAGAAAGATATGTAAACATACAAGCTGCAAAAGATAAGGTTTTTTACGCTATTTCTACTGTAAGTGGGGTACTGGAAGATGAAGAAGATATGCTCAGCGAGAAACATGAAAAATTAACCTTGAAATACTACGATCTCACAGAAAAAGAAGAAAAAACTTATCTTGAGGGAATCTCGGAATTTCAAATTTCCGAGGACAAAGAAAAAATCGCCATACGGATTGAAGATGACTTAAGAATTCTTAAAACTTCTAATCCTCCCTCGCCAGAACAAGAAAAAGAATGTGAAAATAAGTATACGAGAAAGTGTGGTTGGATAGATTTTCACAGGATCAATGTGGAAGTTCAACCACTGTTAGAATGGAGACAAATGCTTTGTGAAGCTTGGCGTCTACAAAAATTTTATTTTTGGAACAAAGACAAACTAGACAAAATCGAATGGGACAAGATCTTAGAAAAGTATTATCCTCTAGTTGAAAGAATAGCAACAAGAACAGAATTTTCTGATTTAATATGGGAAATGCAAGGAGAATTAAAATCATCACATGCCTACGAGATGGGGGGAGAATACAAGCCCAAACCAGTTTACAAAATAGGCTATTTAGGGGCAGATTTGATACTGGATGAAGATAAAAACCTTTACAAGATTAGTCACATTGTTAACGGGGATATATGGGACGAAAAAAATAAACCACCATTACTTGGGCCAGGAGTCGAAGTAAAAGAAGGAGATTACTTATTAGCGATAAACGGCATAGAAATAAAAGATAAAATACCCAATGAAATTTTGGTGAATTACAGTGGCAAAGATGTTGAAATAGTAGTATCAAACGGCGATAATATTGAACAAAAGAGAAAGTATGTTGTCAAAACGTTAAAAGATGAAACTTCTTTAAGATACAGAGAATGGGTAGAACAAAACAAGAAATATGTCCATGAAAAAACTAATTCACGGATTGGATACATTCACATCCCAGATATGGGATACACTGGATACGCAGAATTTCACAGAAACTTCTTAAGCGAAGTCAGATATGACGGACTCATAATCGATGTAAGGGTCAACAGTGGTGGTTTTGTATCTTCTCTGATCTTGGATAAATTGAATAGAAAGTTTATTGGATACGATCTCTCACCATATAGAGAGGCCGAAGCCTATCAATATGATAGTGTTAGAGGTCCAATGGTTGCTATAACTAACGAGTTTGCTGGTTCAGATGGCGATATTTTTAGCCACTCCTTCAAGTTGTTGAAACTAGGGAAACTTATAGGTAAAAGAACGTGGGGAGGAGTGATTGGAATTTGGCCCAGGAACCCACTGATTGATCATACTATAACAACCCAACCAGAAATGGCCTTTTGGTTCAAAGATGTTGGATGGGACGTCGAAAATTATGGAACCGATCCGGATATTGAAATAGATATTACCCCAAAAGATTACAAAGAAAAGAAAGATCCACAACTCGATATGGCTATAGAAATAGTACTACAACAACTGAAAGAGGATCCACCAATAGCTTCAAAAGATATCAAAAAACCATAAATCATTAAATGCAAAAAAGCCGAGTGCAACATTGCTCGGCTTTTTGTTTAAAGTATGATCTGTTTCTTGTCTTTATGCTTGAGATCTTATAACAGGTTTTTATTCTATAACTTATCTATCTTCAATTGGAAAAGATACGTATTTAGGAATACCATTTTCGTAAGATGGATAACTTTCTCCTTGAATTAAAGGTTTGGCATAATCAATAAAATCATCATTTACACCGTAACCGTCATGAGAAATATATTCTTCAGGTAAATATTTGGTGTTATTTGCCACCTCGAATAATGGGACCTTTCCAAATTCTATTTTGTAAGGGTCATTTGAGAGACGGTTAATTGTTACCATAAATCCTGAGATACCATCCCGAGCATATTCTAAGGCTTTTTCCCCTATCATAACCGCTTCAGCTTGATCAGTTTTACTAACGATGTGTCCTGCACTTCTCTGGAGGTAATCTGGAATGGACACATGTACCTTCAAGCCTAACCTTGTTAAAATAATGTTGGCTACAACCCTTCCAACATCTCCCAACTGTCTGTTTCCAAAACTATCGGTGTATCCCATATCAGAAACAAATGCGCCGCTTTTATACCTAATACCTTCCGAAACAGCTATCGTACAGTAACCATTCTTACTTACCTCTTTTTGAACCTTATCTATAAAATTATCTTCTTCAAAAATCCTTTCTGGTAACAAAATAACATGAGGTCCAAAATCCCCATTTAATTTAGCCAACGAAGTAGCTGCTGTAAGCCAACCTGCATGTCTGCCCATTGTCTCCATTATGAAAATTTTTGTAGAGTCTTTTGCCATACTACGCGTGTCTATACTTGCTTCCAACATTGAAATTGCCAAATACTTTGCTGCAGAACCATAACCTGGAGAGTGATCAGTGCCGTACAGATCGTTATCTATTGTTTTTGGAATCCCTATGACTTTTAAATCATAACCTATCTTTTTTGAATATTCGTCAATTTTATGGGCTGTGTCCATAGAATCGTTACCACCATTATAAAAGAAATAACTAATATTGTAATCTTCGAACGTTTTAAAAAGTTTTTGAAAACCTTCTTCATCACCTTCTTTTAATCTATGTCTGCAAGTACCAAAGGCGCTTGCTGGTGTAGCTTTCAAATTATTTATTTTATCAACTGATTCTTTTGTTAAATCGAATAATTTACCTTCAAGAACCCCTGTAATACCATTTATTCCCACATATATCTTATCAATTTGTGGATCCTTTAAAGCCTTGCTTATCAGTCCATATGCAGAAGCATTTATGACACTAGTAACTCCTCCCGATTGTGCATATATGATATTTTTTTTATTCAATAATTACACCCCCGAACTTTTAATTTAAAATTACAATGTATCTATATTTCAGCCTTCTTCAGCAAGTTGTAAAAAACTTCTTTCTTTGATGGAATCCTTTTCTACAGGAAGGATCATTCCAAAACCTTGTGCATTTTTAGCTCCCAATCCCGAATTAAGCGCTAATTTCAACAATTGAGTATCACCTTTTAAAATGAAATATCCAGTCCATCCTTTTATAATAATATCTTTGTAAAAAAGTAATTTTTCATTTTTTTCCGTTATACCATAAGGCTCAATATAAAAATTGTTATTTTTTATTCCAATTTCCAATGCCAAAGCTTTTCTCCTGAGATTTTCTTCTATCAGTTTTTTAAAATCTGATGAGTAAGGAGAAAAATAATGAGTATAACGATTCCCGTTTGGTAAAACGATAGTTGAATATGCTGTAATGGGAGACAAAGTTTTAACAAGCATTTCTTCATCAACTTCATTATGAATAACTTCATACTTCATCAAAGTAAAATAATTTTTTTCGATTCTCACAACCTTTTGTTCATTTAAAGAATTCAAAACTGCTTCTACTAATTTATCAATTGGTGAAGCGAAATAAATATTGAATAAACCTTTAAAAATCATTCTTCTTTTCTCAACTTTAAAAGAGTTATAGGGATAAATTCTTGAAAAAGTGAAAAGCTTCAACTTCTTATCTTCAGATCTTGTTCCTAAATCGTGGTACTTAGGCACAGCATTAGACATTAAATAGTAAAACAATCCTTGCAAAGGTCTATTGTAATGAACAGGAAGATCAATTTTATCACCTTCTAAAGCTCCGAATACCAACTTAATGACCAATAGAATCCCCCCAGTTTATATTATTATTAAATTTTTAGATAAAACCCTTTGTGACAACCGCACAAAGGGTATGAATTCATAAAAATTAAAATATAGCTTGTTCTGTTTCCTTATCGAAAGCATGTATCATTTTTAAATCGATTGCGACTTCAAAATTCTGTCCAGATTCTGCTCGTGTTTGAGGGCTTACCTTTGCGGTCATAGATTGACCATTGATAGTTAAATGAAGTAAAGTCTCACTACCCAAAGGCTCAACAACATCAACCATAGTGTTTAAAATATTAGATTCATCAGCACCTTCAAAAAAGTTTTTATCATAGATATCTTCTGGTCTTACACCAAAGATAATATCTTTATCTATATAATTTTCAAGTAAAGATGCTTTATCCTCGGGCACTTTTATAGAGATTCCCTCTGCTTTGAACCAAATACCATTATCTCTTGTTACTTTTACATTTAAGAAATTCATTGGAGGCGTCCCAATAAATCCAGCGACAAAAATGTTGGCCGGATTATTGTATACATCAAAAGCTCCTCCAACCTGTTGAATTACTCCTTCGTTCATAATAACAATTTTATCAGCCATAGTCATAGCCTCAACTTGGTCATGTGTAACATAAGCGACTGTAGCTTCCAACCTTTTTTGTAGTTTCTTAAGCTCAGCTCTCATCTGAACCCTTAATTTTGCATCTAAGTTTGAAAGAGGCTCATCAAATAAGAACACTTTAGGATCCCTTACGATAGCTCTACCTAGTGCAACTCTCTGTCTTTGCCCCCCTGATAATTGTTTCGGTTTTCTATCCAATAAATGGTCAATCCCAAGAATTTTTGCGGCGTTTCGAACTCTCCTCTCGATTTCGTCTTTAGGTGTTTTCCTTAATTTCAATCCAAAAGCCATGTTGTCGTAAACCGTCATATGTGGATAAAGGGCATAATTTTGGAAAACCATAGCTATATCTCTATCCTTCGGTTCCACATCATTTACAACTTTTTGGTCAATTTTTATTGTTCCTTCTGTAATGTCTTCTAACCCTGCAATCATCCTCAAAGTAGTAGTTTTTCCACATCCTGAAGGGCCGAGTAGTACAAGAAACTCCTTATCTTCTATTACAAAATCTGCATCCTTTACAGCATGAAATCCATTTGGGTAAACTTTGTTAACCTTGTCTAATATAACTTGAGCCATTAAAAAGCACCTCCATCTTTTAATTTTTTCTGTCTTTAAAAAGTCTAAAACTTGTTTTAGCACCCCTTCGCTCCGCTACCCATCCATAAGGAAAAAAAGGTCTAAACCATTTACCCCATAGTCAACTCAAAAAGAATGATGAACTCAGTAATCAAAATCCTTAAAAAAATCTTTAATTCTCTGATATTCTTCAACGTTTTCTATCTCAAAAAGGGAAATATCTCTAACTTCATCAACAAAATCCATGAGTTTTACGAATTTATCATAGTCTAACAAAACAACCTTTGGCAAACCATTTTTGGTGATAACAACGTCTTTGTTTTCAACTTCATCAACAACTTGAGAGAATTTTGCTTTAGCTTCAGCTAAACTATAAAATGTAAAATCTTTTAAATACATATTTTACACCCCTTGACTATAATTATAGTCAATTTATTCTTATTTGTCAATCTAAAGAATTCAAAGATTTTCTAGCGTAATCAATTTTAATAGCCTCTAATGCCTAATAATCTCTTCTAATCGGTATATTTGACTTCAGTATATTTCTTAACTTCTTCAAGATCACTAATGGAAAGACTAAAATGCGACCAATAAGGAATAATAGTGTTGTTAAGAAGCAAAGGATCCGTGTTTGAAGATATAGCATTTTTTTTGACAAGTTCTTCATATTCAACGGTACCAGGAATTGGAGTAAATTCGTTTAAATTCACCTTTATTCCGAGCGAATGGCAGAAATCTACAGCTTGTTTTACATCATCTTTATTTTGAGATGGTAGATTCACCAACACGTAGGCATAAATATCATTCATCTCAAAACCAGCATTTTTTAGAGATGTAATGGCTTTAACAAGATCGTTATTAGTTACCTTAAACCCCGTTCCTTTTTGAATATTAAAATCATAGCTTTCGTACCCGAGTTTTATAGTTTTAAAATTTGCTTTTTTTAATAACAAAGCTATTTCATCATCAACACGTCGGGCATGTACACCATTGGGCAGATGATATTGAACGTTAAATTTAGATAAAGATTCCAACAATTCTTTAATATCTTTTCTTAATAAGAACGCATCGTCAAAAAAAACGAAATCTTTTACATAAGGTCTTTTTTTAAGAATATACTCTATATTATTTATTATTTTGTTTATACTCCTGTATTGAAATTTCCACATCTTGGGAGTTACACAATACGTACAATGAAAAGGACAACCTACGGAAGAAACCAAAACAACATAAGTGAGATAGGAATCATAAAAATCATAGGTCAGATCAATATCTTCAAACCAGTTGAAGTTATTTAATTCTGTAAGATTCTCGTTTAGTATTTCCAAAACTTTCTTTAAAGGAAATATGCCCGTTCCTGGGCAAATATTAACTTTAAATTTGGAAAAAACATCTTTTGCATGTTCAGTATACAAGGTGGAATAAATACCACCTAAAAAAATAGGAGTTTTTGGAAAGAAGCTTCTCAAAATTTCGATGGTTTTTTCCCCACCGTAGTACCAGTATGTTAAAGTGATTCCCACCAAGATTGCATCAACTTTGTTCTGTTTTTTTATTGCTTCTAATTTACTTTCAAACAATTTTAAAGGTAATCCATACCTTTTGAATTTTCTATGGATATTCTTTAATATAGTTGGCTTTTCGACTCTTTCATTATAAAATTTACCAGTTCCGTACTTTTTATCTTTTGGAGGATGTTTTACAATTAAATCGTTATCATGCCGATTTAGCAGATCTATAAACGTTACATTGTGACCTAAATAAGTTAGTACCTCACTTATGTATAACAACCCTAATGGCTTAAGCCAAAAATCATATGCGGCAAAATCGTAGATCCAAGGATTAACAACCAAGAAGTTCAAATCGTTGCCTCCTATCGCAATTTTTTGATTTCTCTAGAATAATATAATATCCCCTTTAGGGTTAAATATGGATCGTAATGTTTGAAAATAGATACTTTACTTGAGAGGAAACTCATGTCTCCTCCCGTTGCTACAACGACAAAATCTTTGTTCCTTTCTCGTTTTATTTCGTGAATAAGCCTTTCTATCCCATATAATGTTGTTTTTATTACCCCTATTTGAATATTGTCGACTGTATTTTTTCCCAAATGGTATTCAGGCACCTTTATCTCCACCTTAGGAAGCTGGGCAGTTCTAGAAAACAAAGCGCTTATAGCCGTCTTAAATCCTGGAATTATCGCCCCTCCTACAAAATTACCCCCTTCCAAAACATCAACGGTTATAGCGGTTCCAAAATCTAGAGCAATTACGTGATCGCCATACTCTTCTTTACATGCAATAACGTTGCATATTCTATCTGCACCTATTTCATTAGGATAGTCAACCAAATATGCTATATCATTAATTTTATTCTTAGTAGTAACAAAAATAGTTTCAACACTAAAATATTTCTTTAACATTTGTTCTAAAATAAAGTTAACATTGGGAACCACGGATGAGATACCTGCCAAAGTTATCCTTTTTAAATCAACATTTGCTCGATCTAATAAATTTGAAATGACAACAAATAACCCATCCTCCGATTCAAAACTACTAGGTCCAATTCTCCACGTCAAAAATTTACCATCTTCGTGTATACCTACCATTGTATAAGAGTTACCAACATCAAATAAAAGTTCCAATTTTTTCCCCTTCCTTTCTTTAACTGAACCCACTTCTGGGTGTTCTCCTTGACCCCGTTCGGGGTGTTTATTTATTTTATCTTGTATGATGCCTTTCTTAGACGGTTCATAACCGCTATACCTATACCTTTGTCTTCTATACCTTCAATAATCATAGCATCAATTTTTTCATCGTATTTTCTAAGCATTTCAAAAAGTTTCACTGCAAATTCATAATAATTTGCTTCACTACCTATAGTGTCAAAATTAATATTATGATCCTTATAATAGCCAATATGTTCTTTAAGACATAGAACTATTGGATTGTTGTAATTTTTTACTTCTTCTAAAACCTTTTTCACCATGGTATCCACATCATCATGTTCAACTAAAATAACGGGGGTGTTAGGAGCGTAATGTCGATACTTCATACCCGGAGATTTTATATAATCAGGTTCTATTTTTCCATATGCAAAATCAGGAATGATAATATCACCAAAAATCTCTTTTAATTTTTCAGGTGGAATAGGACCTGGACGTAATATTATAGGTATCTTTCCTTGAGTTAAATCAATTATTGTTGATTCTACTCCAAACTCTACCTTACCTCCAATAATTATATAATCAACTTTTCCAAACATATCTTTTAAAACATGTTCCGCCATTGTTGGACTAGGCTTACCCGAAACATTAGCACTCGGTGCGGCAATTGGCACTTCAGCGTATTCTATCAATTTTAAGGCAACAGGATGAGCCGGCATTCTTAAAGCTATAGTATCTTTTCCTGCTGTTACAATATTTGGAACAATCTCCCTTTTCTTTAATACAAAAGTAATTGGACCTGGCAATAATCTTTCTATTTTTTCCAAAAGAGTATAAGAAATATAAGTGTACTCCAAAAAAGATCTAACGTTAGCCACATGAAGAATTAAAGGGTTGTCATAAGGCCTGCCTTTTGCCTTAAAAATCTTTCTCACGGCGTTTTCTGAAAGGCCATTGGCTCCCAAACCGTAAACCGTTTCAGTAGGAAAGACTACTGTTTTATCTTCTTTGATTGCTTGAGCGGCTTCTTTAATTTTCTCCTCTTCAATATTTAATGGATCCACTTCAATAACTTTGGTTTCCATAATGAATTCTCCTTTTCCATTTGGCAAATAAAAAAATCTCCAACTTATATTATACAAGAAAACATCAAAAAAGTGAAATAATCGATTATAATGAGCTCTAATCTCTATTAAATATCCCTAAATACAAATATTCGCCATTTTGTTATGTAAAGCGGGTAAATATGGTATAATTCAAAAAAGACACTTTGGGCGGGCAGCGAATCGAAGGGGCAAAGTCTTCTGCTCTTCCTTAAGGGTGGGCAGCGAAAAGAAGGAAAAGGAGAGTTTAAATGAGTACTCAAAAGCTCATAATAGAAGAAATAATTAGTAAAATAAACAAAAAGGAAAAAATCTTAGATGATTCGCTAAAGAACGATGATTTTGAAACTTTTTCTAAAACGTTAGAAGAAAGATTTGAATTACTGAAACAATTAGAACCATTTAAAACTGAAACCGCCGTAAAAAATACCATAGAAAACATTTTAAAAAGAGATTCTGAACGCTCAAAAAGCATAAAGGAGAAGATGA harbors:
- a CDS encoding ABC transporter ATP-binding protein, which produces MAQVILDKVNKVYPNGFHAVKDADFVIEDKEFLVLLGPSGCGKTTTLRMIAGLEDITEGTIKIDQKVVNDVEPKDRDIAMVFQNYALYPHMTVYDNMAFGLKLRKTPKDEIERRVRNAAKILGIDHLLDRKPKQLSGGQRQRVALGRAIVRDPKVFLFDEPLSNLDAKLRVQMRAELKKLQKRLEATVAYVTHDQVEAMTMADKIVIMNEGVIQQVGGAFDVYNNPANIFVAGFIGTPPMNFLNVKVTRDNGIWFKAEGISIKVPEDKASLLENYIDKDIIFGVRPEDIYDKNFFEGADESNILNTMVDVVEPLGSETLLHLTINGQSMTAKVSPQTRAESGQNFEVAIDLKMIHAFDKETEQAIF
- a CDS encoding type II toxin-antitoxin system Phd/YefM family antitoxin → MYLKDFTFYSLAEAKAKFSQVVDEVENKDVVITKNGLPKVVLLDYDKFVKLMDFVDEVRDISLFEIENVEEYQRIKDFFKDFDY
- a CDS encoding B12-binding domain-containing radical SAM protein, which produces MNFLVVNPWIYDFAAYDFWLKPLGLLYISEVLTYLGHNVTFIDLLNRHDNDLIVKHPPKDKKYGTGKFYNERVEKPTILKNIHRKFKRYGLPLKLFESKLEAIKKQNKVDAILVGITLTYWYYGGEKTIEILRSFFPKTPIFLGGIYSTLYTEHAKDVFSKFKVNICPGTGIFPLKKVLEILNENLTELNNFNWFEDIDLTYDFYDSYLTYVVLVSSVGCPFHCTYCVTPKMWKFQYRSINKIINNIEYILKKRPYVKDFVFFDDAFLLRKDIKELLESLSKFNVQYHLPNGVHARRVDDEIALLLKKANFKTIKLGYESYDFNIQKGTGFKVTNNDLVKAITSLKNAGFEMNDIYAYVLVNLPSQNKDDVKQAVDFCHSLGIKVNLNEFTPIPGTVEYEELVKKNAISSNTDPLLLNNTIIPYWSHFSLSISDLEEVKKYTEVKYTD
- a CDS encoding type III pantothenate kinase, whose product is MELLFDVGNSYTMVGIHEDGKFLTWRIGPSSFESEDGLFVVISNLLDRANVDLKRITLAGISSVVPNVNFILEQMLKKYFSVETIFVTTKNKINDIAYLVDYPNEIGADRICNVIACKEEYGDHVIALDFGTAITVDVLEGGNFVGGAIIPGFKTAISALFSRTAQLPKVEIKVPEYHLGKNTVDNIQIGVIKTTLYGIERLIHEIKRERNKDFVVVATGGDMSFLSSKVSIFKHYDPYLTLKGILYYSREIKKLR
- a CDS encoding L-threonylcarbamoyladenylate synthase, translating into METKVIEVDPLNIEEEKIKEAAQAIKEDKTVVFPTETVYGLGANGLSENAVRKIFKAKGRPYDNPLILHVANVRSFLEYTYISYTLLEKIERLLPGPITFVLKKREIVPNIVTAGKDTIALRMPAHPVALKLIEYAEVPIAAPSANVSGKPSPTMAEHVLKDMFGKVDYIIIGGKVEFGVESTIIDLTQGKIPIILRPGPIPPEKLKEIFGDIIIPDFAYGKIEPDYIKSPGMKYRHYAPNTPVILVEHDDVDTMVKKVLEEVKNYNNPIVLCLKEHIGYYKDHNINFDTIGSEANYYEFAVKLFEMLRKYDEKIDAMIIEGIEDKGIGIAVMNRLRKASYKIK